The following proteins come from a genomic window of Nodularia sp. LEGE 06071:
- a CDS encoding glycosyltransferase family 4 protein translates to MHILIYSYNYYPEPIGIAPLMTELAEGLVEQGHEVRVITGMPNYPQRQIYDGYQGKWYLTEQKNGVTIQRSYLRIKSKPNLLDRLLLELSFVFTSLPQALKGQRPDVILLTVPPLLVSLPASLLGWLYNCPVVLNVQDILPEAAIRIGLIKNKWMIRALTILEKFAYRNAHTISVISEAFRENLVNKGVPTKKIVCIPNWVNVNFIRPLANKNSPWRVEHQLNGKFVVLYSGNIALTQGLETVVETAIRLRQIPEIVFVIVGESKALQSLQQYCLSCGADNVLLLPLQPREQLPQMLAAANVGLIVQKRNVISFNMPSKIPLLLASGSPIVGSVPKNGTAAQAIQLSGGGIVVHPESPDALADAVQKLYKNPTLAAHLGEKGRKFAVENYSFDQALHRYEELFYDVTPERELTLDILPKLNSKKSILEN, encoded by the coding sequence ATGCATATTTTGATTTATTCTTACAACTATTATCCAGAGCCAATTGGAATTGCGCCTTTAATGACTGAACTAGCAGAAGGACTAGTAGAGCAAGGTCATGAAGTCCGGGTAATCACAGGAATGCCCAATTATCCTCAGCGCCAAATTTACGATGGATATCAAGGTAAATGGTACTTAACCGAACAAAAAAATGGTGTCACCATTCAGCGTAGTTATCTAAGAATTAAGTCCAAACCTAACCTTCTTGATCGGTTACTCTTAGAGTTAAGCTTTGTGTTCACAAGTTTGCCACAAGCCCTCAAAGGACAGCGACCAGATGTGATTCTTCTAACAGTTCCACCGCTACTGGTTTCTTTACCTGCTAGTTTGCTTGGTTGGTTATACAATTGCCCAGTAGTGCTAAATGTCCAAGATATTCTTCCAGAAGCTGCCATCCGCATCGGGCTGATTAAAAACAAGTGGATGATTCGAGCGCTCACAATCCTCGAAAAATTTGCCTATCGGAATGCACACACTATTAGTGTGATTAGTGAAGCGTTTCGAGAGAATTTAGTCAACAAGGGAGTGCCGACTAAAAAAATCGTTTGCATTCCCAATTGGGTAAACGTCAACTTCATCCGCCCGTTAGCCAATAAAAATAGCCCCTGGAGAGTAGAACATCAATTAAATGGTAAATTTGTCGTACTTTATTCAGGCAACATTGCGCTGACACAAGGACTAGAAACAGTAGTAGAAACAGCAATTCGCTTGCGTCAAATTCCAGAAATTGTCTTTGTAATCGTGGGAGAATCAAAAGCATTACAAAGCTTGCAGCAATATTGTCTAAGTTGTGGCGCGGATAACGTATTGTTACTACCCTTGCAGCCACGAGAACAACTACCGCAAATGTTAGCAGCAGCTAATGTAGGGTTAATTGTGCAGAAGCGCAATGTAATTTCATTTAATATGCCTTCAAAAATACCATTGCTTTTAGCCAGTGGTAGCCCAATAGTAGGTTCAGTCCCAAAAAATGGCACTGCGGCTCAAGCAATTCAACTCAGTGGCGGTGGCATAGTTGTACATCCAGAATCACCTGATGCTTTAGCAGATGCAGTCCAGAAATTATATAAAAATCCGACTTTAGCAGCGCATCTAGGTGAAAAAGGCAGAAAATTTGCCGTAGAAAACTATTCCTTTGACCAAGCACTGCATCGCTATGAGGAGTTATTTTATGATGTAACTCCAGAGCGAGAATTAACTTTGGATATCCTACCTAAATTGAATTCTAAAAAATCAATTCTGGAAAATTGA
- the eboC gene encoding UbiA-like protein EboC (EboC, a homolog the polyprenyltransferase UbiA, belongs to system of proteins involved in the trafficking of precursor metabolites to an extracytoplasmic compartment so that the biosynthesis of certain natural products, such as scytonemin, can be completed.), translating into MNTAIVTSHRLWAYLQLMRPANIVTAWADILAGFAASQYMIITNQGIGWEINLIPLAWLLLATTGLYGGGIVFNDVFDTELDTQERPERPIPSGKASLRKATLLGSWLLSIGVVAASQVSWLSAILAFSIAIAALFYNAFGKHHPIFGPINMGICRGGNLLLGVSVIPAMVGEYWFLALIPIIYIAAITLLSRGEVHGANISNGIVALILIVIVILGLLGLGLLTNYQIFTALPFLIFFTIQVLLPFIKAVREPTPEQIRFAVKAGILSLIILDTSIVAGFAGWISGLLALSLLPISMKLAQIFAVT; encoded by the coding sequence ATGAACACAGCAATCGTAACTTCCCATCGCCTTTGGGCATATCTACAATTAATGCGCCCAGCAAACATTGTCACAGCCTGGGCAGATATCCTAGCTGGCTTCGCAGCTTCCCAGTATATGATCATCACCAATCAAGGGATAGGATGGGAGATTAATCTGATCCCCCTAGCATGGTTACTACTCGCCACCACCGGCTTATATGGCGGAGGCATCGTATTTAATGATGTATTTGATACCGAACTAGACACTCAAGAACGACCAGAACGGCCTATACCTAGTGGTAAAGCATCTCTGAGGAAAGCAACCTTACTAGGAAGTTGGCTTTTAAGTATAGGTGTAGTAGCAGCATCTCAAGTCTCTTGGTTGAGCGCCATTCTAGCTTTTAGCATCGCCATAGCCGCCTTATTTTATAATGCTTTCGGGAAACATCATCCTATTTTCGGCCCGATCAATATGGGGATTTGTCGTGGAGGAAACTTATTGTTGGGCGTGAGTGTCATACCTGCAATGGTAGGAGAATATTGGTTTTTAGCCTTGATTCCCATCATTTACATTGCTGCTATCACCCTCCTGAGTCGAGGCGAAGTACATGGAGCCAATATCAGTAACGGCATAGTAGCGCTAATATTGATAGTAATAGTCATCTTAGGACTTTTAGGGCTGGGACTGTTAACCAACTATCAAATATTTACAGCATTACCATTTCTGATCTTCTTCACAATTCAGGTGTTATTACCTTTCATCAAAGCTGTACGCGAACCTACCCCAGAACAGATCCGCTTCGCAGTTAAAGCTGGCATACTATCACTAATTATTTTAGATACTAGTATTGTTGCAGGTTTTGCAGGTTGGATATCCGGGCTACTAGCTTTAAGCCTACTGCCGATTTCCATGAAACTGGCACAAATTTTTGCAGTAACTTAA
- a CDS encoding TatD family hydrolase, with the protein MFIDPHIHMSSRTTDDYQRMRASGIVAVIEPAFWLGQPRTNIGSFQDYFSSLVGWERFRAAQFGIKHYCTMGLNSKEANNEALAEQVMELLPLYACKEGVVAIGEIGYDDMTPAEDKYFRRQLQLAKELDMLVMIHTPHRDKKAGTSRSMDVCIEHGLEPSQVIVDHNNEETVEEVLERGFWAAFTIYPHTKMGNARMVEIVRHYGSLSEAGRDNIRRIIVDSSADWGVSDPLAVPKTAQLMLERGISAADVRAVCYQNALSAYSQSGQIKESDWLNPQPIDQRQKFNDNSVLRGQQPLIESSREYALIE; encoded by the coding sequence ATGTTTATTGACCCCCACATTCACATGAGTTCGCGCACCACCGACGATTATCAAAGAATGCGCGCATCAGGTATAGTCGCAGTCATTGAACCAGCTTTCTGGTTAGGACAACCCCGCACCAATATTGGTTCATTCCAGGATTATTTCAGCAGCTTAGTCGGTTGGGAAAGATTCCGAGCCGCTCAGTTTGGCATCAAGCATTACTGCACAATGGGGTTAAACTCCAAAGAAGCCAATAACGAAGCCCTAGCCGAACAAGTCATGGAACTATTGCCCCTGTATGCTTGTAAAGAAGGTGTAGTTGCGATCGGTGAAATTGGTTACGATGACATGACCCCAGCCGAAGATAAATACTTCCGCCGCCAACTACAACTAGCCAAAGAACTAGATATGTTGGTGATGATTCACACACCCCACCGCGACAAAAAAGCGGGTACAAGTCGCAGCATGGATGTCTGTATTGAACATGGTTTAGAACCATCGCAAGTAATTGTAGACCATAACAATGAAGAGACAGTAGAAGAAGTCTTAGAACGGGGCTTTTGGGCAGCATTCACAATTTACCCCCACACAAAAATGGGAAATGCCCGCATGGTAGAAATTGTCCGTCATTATGGCAGCCTTAGTGAAGCAGGACGTGATAACATTCGTCGCATCATCGTAGATAGTAGTGCTGATTGGGGAGTCAGTGACCCTCTAGCCGTACCCAAGACCGCCCAATTAATGCTAGAACGGGGAATTTCCGCAGCCGATGTTAGAGCAGTCTGTTATCAAAATGCGCTTTCAGCTTACAGCCAAAGTGGACAAATAAAAGAATCCGATTGGCTAAATCCCCAACCCATAGATCAGCGACAGAAATTCAATGATAATTCCGTACTGCGGGGACAACAACCACTAATAGAATCCAGCCGTGAATACGCACTAATTGAGTAA
- the tyrA gene encoding bifunctional chorismate mutase/prephenate dehydrogenase has translation MIPDQIKQSHQKLKPESASINHARTRNITIIGGLGRMGKLFREQLSAVGHSVSILEQEDWMYADQLLSQSELVLVSVPIARTVEVIKRAVQYLSPNTALCDITSIKTQSTQAMLEHHSGPVMGLHPMFGPNIKSFLGQKVVVCPGRNDDSFQWLLNLIKNQGGELITCTPEEHDQMMVIVQATQHFSRFSLGVFLTQAEIDIERSLSMSTPSYRQEIEILQRLFAQNSNLCVDIILATEERCQAINSLANTYSRLAMLVAKKDRTALIKEFENAQEFMGAKDNYLVQSLHGFSSKENQRDFQPQINTDAHR, from the coding sequence ATGATCCCAGATCAGATCAAACAAAGCCATCAAAAACTAAAGCCTGAGTCTGCATCCATAAATCATGCCAGAACCCGAAACATTACCATTATCGGTGGACTTGGCAGGATGGGAAAATTATTTAGAGAGCAACTTTCGGCTGTAGGTCACAGCGTTAGTATTCTCGAACAAGAGGATTGGATGTATGCAGATCAACTATTAAGTCAGTCCGAATTAGTCTTAGTTAGTGTTCCTATTGCACGAACTGTTGAGGTTATTAAGCGTGCAGTTCAATACCTATCTCCTAATACAGCATTGTGCGATATTACGAGTATCAAAACTCAATCTACTCAAGCAATGCTGGAACACCATTCAGGCCCCGTAATGGGACTACATCCCATGTTTGGGCCAAATATCAAGTCCTTCTTAGGACAAAAAGTAGTGGTATGTCCAGGTAGGAACGATGATTCATTTCAATGGTTATTAAACTTAATTAAAAATCAGGGTGGAGAACTGATCACCTGCACTCCTGAAGAACATGACCAAATGATGGTAATTGTTCAAGCAACGCAGCACTTTTCTAGATTTAGTCTTGGTGTTTTCTTGACACAAGCTGAAATCGATATAGAACGTAGTTTATCTATGTCAACACCTAGCTATCGTCAAGAAATTGAAATTCTTCAGCGTTTGTTTGCCCAAAATTCTAACTTATGCGTTGATATCATCCTCGCCACAGAAGAGCGATGTCAGGCAATTAACTCTTTAGCTAATACCTATAGCCGCTTGGCAATGCTGGTGGCAAAAAAAGACCGAACTGCATTAATTAAAGAATTTGAAAATGCTCAAGAATTTATGGGAGCAAAAGATAACTATTTAGTACAGTCTTTACATGGTTTTTCCTCAAAGGAGAATCAAAGAGATTTTCAACCACAGATAAACACAGATGCACACAGATAA
- a CDS encoding DsbA family oxidoreductase, with protein MLIDIFHDTVCPWCRIGKKHLFDALAQWEGEVVNIRWHPFLLDNTVPPEGYEFRSFMQERKGISSAELQQMFDYARQAGEIAGVKFNFDKIALAVNTQLSHKLIALAPVKIRNDLVEAIYQAYFENGLNIGDIEVLVTIGTNHQMDENHLRQQLIDYHAVDAVMAESTFARLNGINSVPFFIFNNKVKVDGSQSANVLLRALNRAAFIEILTKQW; from the coding sequence ATGCTGATTGACATCTTTCACGATACTGTTTGTCCCTGGTGCAGAATAGGAAAAAAGCACCTTTTTGATGCACTGGCACAATGGGAAGGAGAAGTAGTAAATATTCGCTGGCATCCTTTTTTACTCGATAATACTGTTCCTCCAGAGGGATATGAATTTCGTAGTTTTATGCAAGAGAGAAAAGGCATTAGTTCCGCAGAACTTCAGCAGATGTTTGATTATGCGCGACAGGCAGGTGAGATAGCTGGAGTTAAGTTCAATTTTGACAAAATTGCTTTGGCTGTTAATACTCAGCTTTCTCACAAATTGATTGCGCTCGCACCAGTAAAAATCAGAAATGATCTTGTAGAAGCAATTTATCAAGCTTACTTTGAAAACGGTTTGAATATCGGTGATATTGAAGTCCTTGTGACCATCGGGACAAATCACCAAATGGATGAAAACCACTTACGACAGCAATTGATTGATTATCATGCTGTTGACGCAGTTATGGCTGAATCCACATTTGCTCGGTTAAATGGCATTAATAGCGTGCCGTTTTTCATCTTCAATAACAAAGTCAAAGTAGACGGTTCTCAGTCGGCAAATGTATTACTGCGGGCTTTAAATCGGGCTGCATTTATAGAAATCTTAACAAAACAATGGTAA
- the eboE gene encoding metabolite traffic protein EboE, with protein MKLGSNNNFDLTYCTNIHSGEEWDKVFANLKQYIPPLKAKVAPGKSFGIGLRLAAVAARELLEGKALTQFQSWLTEEGLYVFTLNGFPYGKFHREVVKDQVYAPNWTQPERLEYTLQLTEILAALLPTDTEGSISTLPLSYKPWYEGNQLVQASVMDSASLQIAQVVAQMVDIRNQQRKLLHLDLEPEPDGLIENADEVVNYFQKHLLPVGGAYLVKHLGISPILAEKYLLDHVRICYDTCHFAVEYENPISVFQQFQAAGIQIGKIQISAALQVNLSEDTAQRRLVGERLRPFAESTYLHQVIAREQNNRLIHYPDLENALPHLENTNDCEWRIHFHVPIFIHDYHLLQSTQDDISTVLNLLRDNNTCAHLEIETYTWEVLPEAMKLDLLASIQREYEWVQTKFLTKQLVS; from the coding sequence ATGAAGTTAGGTAGTAATAATAATTTTGATTTGACCTATTGTACTAATATTCATTCTGGGGAAGAGTGGGATAAGGTTTTTGCTAATTTAAAGCAGTATATCCCTCCTCTGAAAGCCAAAGTAGCTCCAGGGAAATCCTTTGGTATTGGGTTACGTTTAGCAGCAGTAGCAGCTAGGGAATTGCTGGAAGGAAAAGCTTTAACTCAGTTTCAGTCTTGGTTAACTGAAGAAGGTCTATATGTGTTTACTTTGAATGGTTTTCCTTATGGCAAATTCCATCGGGAAGTAGTGAAAGACCAAGTTTATGCACCGAATTGGACTCAGCCGGAACGCTTGGAATATACGTTGCAACTTACAGAGATTTTGGCAGCATTATTACCCACTGATACAGAAGGGAGTATTTCCACTCTGCCGTTATCTTACAAGCCTTGGTATGAGGGAAATCAACTTGTCCAAGCATCAGTGATGGATAGTGCTAGTCTCCAGATAGCACAAGTAGTCGCTCAAATGGTAGATATCCGTAATCAGCAACGGAAACTGCTGCATCTAGATTTGGAACCAGAACCGGATGGATTAATTGAAAATGCAGATGAAGTTGTGAATTATTTTCAGAAGCATTTACTACCTGTTGGTGGCGCTTATTTGGTCAAGCATCTGGGAATTTCACCAATACTTGCCGAGAAATATTTACTAGATCATGTGCGTATTTGTTACGATACCTGCCATTTTGCAGTTGAGTATGAAAATCCCATTTCAGTTTTTCAGCAATTTCAAGCTGCGGGGATTCAAATTGGCAAAATTCAGATTAGTGCTGCCTTACAAGTAAATTTGTCAGAGGATACCGCACAACGTCGCTTAGTAGGAGAAAGATTACGTCCTTTTGCTGAATCTACATATTTACATCAAGTAATTGCCCGCGAACAAAATAACAGACTAATTCATTATCCCGACTTAGAAAACGCCTTACCACACCTAGAAAATACCAATGATTGTGAGTGGCGGATTCATTTCCACGTACCCATTTTCATCCATGATTATCATCTTTTGCAGTCCACTCAAGACGATATTTCTACCGTACTAAATTTACTGCGGGATAACAACACTTGCGCCCATTTAGAAATTGAAACCTACACCTGGGAAGTACTTCCCGAAGCAATGAAACTAGACTTACTCGCATCAATTCAGCGCGAGTACGAATGGGTACAAACAAAATTCTTAACCAAACAATTAGTAAGCTAA
- the scyF gene encoding scytonemin biosynthesis PEP-CTERM protein ScyF (ScyF is a conserved protein in biosynthesis systems for the scytonemin, a Trp-derived cyanobacterial natural sunscreen, although it is not absolutely required.), translated as MTLVKKLSIALASAGFMTLAAVSTAEALTLNYETSIGRPATFTDGDFPGVPGVMTVPQGIGVQDSTDNIFVSNGRGIDRVDVFDSEGNYIKGIGSTGSGPGQFDEPADIRFNPITGDMHVGDVFNSRINVFDADGNYKTSYASFSGPVEDRLFFGPGGMDFDAAGNLYVSDFSADIIKVYNPEGEQINTIGSPGSEPGQFLGPGGLIISDTTGRIYINDQYNGRIQVLDSNGDFLFEFGSTGSEPGQFKEPIGIDLDEYENIYVADSQNSRVQVFDQDGNFLTSFGEPTRDSSGEVVPPPTPPALGGTTPYGDPIDLEPGKFNWTAGLHYNDGKVYVGDFFQGRVQVLSVERAAKVPEPASILGLGIFGIGASVVTLRKNRQKKVSSV; from the coding sequence ATGACATTAGTGAAAAAACTCTCAATCGCACTTGCTAGCGCTGGATTTATGACACTAGCAGCAGTAAGTACAGCCGAAGCCTTGACTTTAAATTACGAAACGAGTATTGGTAGACCTGCCACCTTTACCGATGGCGATTTCCCAGGTGTTCCCGGAGTAATGACTGTTCCCCAAGGCATAGGAGTACAAGACTCGACTGATAATATCTTCGTCAGTAATGGTCGGGGTATTGACCGCGTTGATGTCTTCGATAGCGAAGGCAACTATATTAAAGGCATTGGCAGCACTGGCTCAGGGCCTGGACAGTTCGACGAACCAGCAGACATCAGATTCAATCCCATCACCGGAGATATGCACGTCGGTGATGTTTTCAACAGCCGGATTAATGTCTTCGATGCCGACGGTAACTATAAGACATCCTATGCTTCCTTTAGCGGCCCTGTAGAAGATAGATTATTCTTTGGCCCTGGAGGAATGGATTTCGATGCAGCTGGTAACTTATATGTGAGTGACTTTAGTGCTGACATTATCAAAGTATATAATCCCGAAGGCGAACAAATTAACACTATTGGCAGTCCTGGCAGTGAACCCGGTCAATTTTTGGGGCCAGGAGGTTTAATTATCTCCGACACAACTGGCAGAATTTATATTAACGACCAGTACAACGGACGCATTCAAGTTCTAGACTCCAATGGTGATTTTCTCTTTGAGTTTGGTTCTACTGGCTCTGAACCCGGACAATTTAAAGAGCCAATCGGCATTGATTTGGACGAATACGAGAATATTTATGTCGCAGATTCTCAAAATAGCCGCGTTCAAGTATTCGATCAAGACGGTAACTTCTTAACTAGCTTTGGCGAACCAACCCGCGATTCATCTGGCGAAGTTGTACCACCACCCACACCTCCGGCTTTAGGCGGCACAACTCCCTATGGTGACCCCATTGACCTTGAACCAGGCAAGTTTAACTGGACTGCTGGCTTGCACTACAACGATGGTAAAGTCTATGTCGGAGATTTTTTCCAAGGTCGTGTTCAAGTTTTATCAGTAGAACGGGCGGCTAAAGTACCTGAGCCTGCGTCTATCTTAGGTCTGGGAATATTCGGTATAGGGGCTAGTGTCGTAACGTTGCGGAAAAATCGGCAGAAAAAAGTCTCATCAGTTTAG
- a CDS encoding 3-dehydroquinate synthase, with amino-acid sequence MVINFNQKTVSSQLSINQRVAVSFNYEVYFTKNLFDLRNPTLAQVITADGETKPKKVVTVVDAGLLQFQPALLQQLEAYTKFYAETLNLAVEPMIVPGGEAAKNDRGLVEQIHQTVDVAGLCRHSYLLAIGGGAVLDLVGYAAATAHRGIRLIRIPTTVLAQNDSGVGVKNGINAFGKKNFLGTFAPPYAVINDSAFLTTLDERDWRSGIAEALKVALIKDADFFDFIHTQSAALVHREMESIQQLIYRCAQLHLEHIVHSGDAFEIGSSRPLDFGHWAAHKLEHLTNYSLRHGEAVAIGIALDSTYSYLLGMLCFSEWQKILNTISGLGFTLYVPELAEQLSYPEHPRCLFRGLTEFREHLGGELTLTLLQGIGKGIEVHEVDLSLYREAILRLQVFFKSQ; translated from the coding sequence ATGGTAATAAATTTTAACCAAAAAACTGTATCTTCTCAGCTATCAATCAATCAACGTGTTGCGGTTAGCTTCAACTATGAGGTTTACTTCACTAAGAATCTATTTGATTTAAGAAATCCCACCTTAGCCCAAGTGATTACAGCCGATGGAGAAACAAAACCGAAGAAAGTAGTCACAGTTGTGGATGCAGGATTATTACAATTTCAACCTGCATTACTTCAGCAATTAGAAGCGTACACCAAGTTTTATGCAGAAACATTAAATCTCGCAGTGGAACCGATGATAGTTCCCGGTGGAGAAGCTGCCAAAAACGATCGCGGTTTGGTAGAGCAAATTCATCAGACGGTTGATGTAGCAGGTTTATGTCGCCACTCCTACTTGTTGGCTATTGGGGGTGGTGCTGTGTTGGATTTAGTCGGATATGCAGCCGCAACTGCTCATCGGGGAATTCGCTTAATTCGGATTCCGACGACAGTATTAGCACAAAATGATTCAGGTGTGGGGGTAAAAAACGGCATTAATGCCTTTGGGAAAAAGAACTTTCTCGGCACATTCGCCCCACCTTATGCAGTGATTAATGACTCGGCTTTTTTAACAACTTTGGATGAGCGTGACTGGCGTTCTGGAATTGCCGAAGCGCTGAAGGTAGCACTAATTAAAGATGCGGATTTCTTTGATTTTATTCACACCCAAAGCGCCGCACTTGTCCATCGAGAAATGGAGAGTATACAACAGCTGATCTATCGTTGCGCTCAATTACATCTAGAACATATTGTTCACAGTGGTGATGCTTTTGAAATAGGTTCATCCCGTCCCCTCGATTTTGGACATTGGGCGGCTCATAAACTAGAGCATTTAACCAACTATAGTTTACGTCATGGGGAAGCTGTCGCAATTGGTATTGCTTTGGATAGCACTTATTCCTATCTTCTGGGAATGCTGTGTTTTTCAGAGTGGCAAAAAATCCTCAATACAATTTCGGGACTGGGTTTCACTTTGTATGTGCCAGAACTAGCTGAACAATTATCATATCCAGAACATCCCCGTTGTTTATTCCGTGGTTTGACTGAGTTCCGGGAACACTTGGGTGGAGAGTTGACGTTGACACTGCTGCAAGGTATTGGCAAGGGTATTGAGGTTCACGAGGTGGATTTATCTTTATACAGAGAAGCAATTTTGCGGTTACAGGTGTTTTTTAAAAGTCAATAA
- a CDS encoding ScyD/ScyE family protein, giving the protein MKLKSFTLTLLTLCIASVASTKAASAATLSVIADGLNNPRNFDFAPDGSIYLTESGSGGDGKDGSCVPSPSAQYIPLCSGDTASLLKITPDGKTETVIPNLPSLALTPSGEQAAGPADFKFDSQGNAYLLYGYAGHPNTREDPLNAPLLGQLYKVDLTTNSLTSLADFANYELQNNPDGSDVISNPYAMAIQDDTAYVVDGGGNTIYSVGLDGSGIKNVAKFPEKLISADKLEFPTLPEGIVDPTGGAELPPGFTTASNGLPVSNQSVPTGIAIAPDGSLTVSEFTYFPYPEGEARIHKVNPDDLSIETIADGFTQLTGVAYDPEGNLYALQHIDQSEWKVIEQGGNIIGDVGGSLIKIAPNGDRTTIWSGDGLQLASGLTFGPDGNLYTSNNSRLSGTGQLIKIDLSAKQVPEPTTVLGLLAAAAFSTTSLAKRKRKFSH; this is encoded by the coding sequence ATGAAACTCAAGTCATTTACTCTGACTCTTTTGACTCTTTGTATTGCCTCTGTCGCTAGCACCAAAGCCGCATCAGCCGCAACTCTATCGGTAATCGCCGATGGTTTGAATAATCCCCGAAATTTTGACTTTGCTCCTGACGGCAGTATTTATTTAACAGAGAGTGGTTCCGGGGGCGATGGCAAAGACGGAAGTTGTGTACCATCACCTAGCGCCCAATATATACCTTTATGTTCTGGTGATACTGCTTCCCTGCTCAAAATTACTCCAGACGGGAAAACAGAAACCGTCATCCCGAATCTCCCATCTTTAGCATTAACCCCTTCTGGGGAACAAGCGGCTGGTCCTGCGGACTTTAAATTTGATTCCCAAGGTAACGCGTATCTTTTGTATGGCTATGCTGGGCATCCCAACACACGAGAAGATCCATTAAACGCCCCGTTACTGGGACAATTATATAAAGTAGACTTAACCACTAATTCACTCACAAGTCTGGCCGATTTTGCCAACTATGAACTCCAAAATAATCCTGATGGCAGTGATGTGATTAGCAACCCTTATGCTATGGCAATTCAGGATGATACAGCTTACGTGGTTGATGGGGGCGGGAACACAATATATTCTGTGGGACTTGATGGTAGTGGGATCAAGAACGTAGCCAAATTCCCAGAGAAACTCATATCAGCAGATAAACTCGAATTTCCCACTCTTCCAGAGGGGATAGTAGATCCAACCGGAGGGGCGGAATTACCCCCAGGTTTTACAACTGCATCCAATGGTCTTCCAGTATCAAACCAATCAGTACCTACAGGTATTGCGATCGCACCTGATGGGAGTTTAACAGTCAGCGAATTTACATATTTTCCCTATCCAGAAGGTGAAGCACGTATCCATAAAGTTAACCCTGATGATTTATCAATAGAAACCATTGCTGATGGTTTTACACAACTGACAGGTGTGGCATACGATCCTGAAGGCAATTTGTATGCATTGCAACACATCGATCAGTCAGAATGGAAAGTCATTGAACAGGGCGGTAATATCATTGGTGATGTTGGTGGTTCTTTGATCAAGATAGCTCCGAATGGCGATCGCACAACTATCTGGAGTGGTGATGGACTACAGCTAGCTTCAGGCTTAACTTTTGGTCCTGATGGAAATTTATATACCTCAAATAATTCCCGACTCTCAGGAACAGGACAACTGATCAAAATTGATCTCAGTGCCAAGCAAGTTCCCGAACCCACAACTGTACTAGGTCTGCTCGCCGCAGCCGCATTCAGTACAACTTCGCTAGCAAAGCGCAAACGCAAATTTAGTCATTAG
- a CDS encoding EboA family metabolite traffic protein, producing MSAVIYLKQTSITSLLRHWVSQAVTQEALTWLDQKREQIRGGDLGREFFTAFSAVSRYTGKQPLELNPKDLKAASVMQVGWCPGHWSVDQAARTLLVLALPQNQTEKYLQALEQVFTTADGGELVALYQALPLLPYSEQLQKRAAEGVRSNMIAVFDAIALRNPYPAQYFDTLAWNQMVLKALFVGSPLHLIQGLDIRANRDLARMLMDYAHERHRANRAVPVELWQLVNNS from the coding sequence ATGTCTGCTGTAATTTATTTGAAGCAAACCAGTATTACTAGCTTATTACGCCACTGGGTTTCACAAGCAGTTACTCAAGAAGCTCTGACCTGGCTAGATCAAAAAAGAGAGCAGATTCGAGGCGGTGATCTTGGTCGTGAGTTTTTTACGGCGTTCAGTGCAGTCTCCCGCTATACAGGTAAACAGCCGCTAGAACTCAACCCAAAAGACTTAAAAGCTGCTTCAGTCATGCAAGTTGGTTGGTGTCCCGGTCATTGGAGTGTGGATCAAGCCGCTCGCACATTATTAGTATTGGCTCTCCCACAAAATCAGACAGAAAAATATTTACAGGCGTTAGAGCAAGTCTTCACAACTGCCGATGGCGGAGAATTAGTAGCTCTATATCAAGCTTTACCTCTGCTACCATACTCAGAACAACTACAAAAACGCGCTGCTGAGGGAGTCCGCAGTAATATGATTGCAGTTTTCGATGCGATCGCCTTAAGAAATCCCTACCCAGCCCAGTATTTTGACACACTGGCATGGAATCAAATGGTGCTGAAAGCCTTGTTTGTCGGCAGTCCTCTGCATTTAATTCAGGGTCTTGATATTCGCGCTAACCGTGACCTAGCAAGGATGTTAATGGACTATGCCCACGAACGCCACAGAGCTAACCGTGCAGTCCCCGTCGAACTTTGGCAATTAGTCAATAATTCGTAA